A section of the Candidatus Poribacteria bacterium genome encodes:
- a CDS encoding cupin domain-containing protein, with the protein MNGKFIASANVERDELDWGTIGWLSRPESTGAKDIVAMEVSLSPGYGHDFHRHPDQEEVIYVIEGSVEQWLEDKKQTLNAGDSVFIPADMVHASFNVSSASAKLFVTLSPSKGEEGYQLIDVYDQAPWNTLRS; encoded by the coding sequence ATGAACGGAAAATTTATTGCGTCTGCCAACGTAGAACGAGACGAACTCGACTGGGGAACAATCGGTTGGCTCAGTCGTCCAGAAAGCACAGGCGCGAAAGACATCGTCGCCATGGAAGTCAGTCTCTCCCCCGGATACGGACACGATTTCCATAGACATCCCGACCAAGAAGAGGTCATCTACGTCATAGAAGGCAGCGTCGAGCAATGGCTTGAGGATAAGAAACAGACACTTAACGCTGGAGACTCTGTATTCATCCCAGCGGACATGGTTCACGCCTCCTTTAACGTCTCCTCTGCGTCAGCGAAGTTATTCGTTACCCTGAGCCCCAGCAAAGGCGAAGAGGGGTATCAACTCATCGACGTCTATGATCAGGCACCGTGGAATACGCTCCGCTCGTAA